A single window of Nicotiana sylvestris chromosome 3, ASM39365v2, whole genome shotgun sequence DNA harbors:
- the LOC104248048 gene encoding uncharacterized protein isoform X2 has protein sequence MRKLWKNWRGWLYKDIKSKLFRDALKDVPNEEKSARNSVNRSKLTMPHCTGRKSIREIIYELYLGLEYQMKFDLATMFFLSKSVGLDLIKRKRMIAYLYLHRV, from the exons AtgagaaaattatggaaaaattggAGAGGATGGTTGTACAAGGATATTAAGTCCAAGCTATTTCGTGATGCTCTAAAAGATGTGCCAAATGAG GAAAAAAGTGCAAGAAACTCGGTCAATAGGTCTAAGTTGACTATGCCTCACTGTACGGGTAGGAAGTCAATTAGAGAGATCATTTATGAATTG TACCTTGGATTGGAGTATCAAATGAAATTTGACCTTGCAACCATGTTTTTCCTGTCAAAATCAGTTGGATTG GATCTGATAAAGCGTAAGAGAATGATTGCGTACCTTTATCTACATAGGGTCTGA